Proteins from one Rhodothermales bacterium genomic window:
- a CDS encoding acyl-CoA dehydrogenase family protein, with protein sequence MATDSDTPPMDFAQMGELMKLVQNVDMAKVAKLAEKVDLGELIGMVSQMDEAMLAQMKKMMGGQNGKQRERPEINGDFYDIEGLLEPDECRVMKGVRAFMEDEVQPVINEYWSRDETPIDLLRDGLRKLDLPTLIYGEDLNTRESNGSMLEGIVTMEMARVDVSTATFFGVHAGLAMQSLLVCGGEEQKAEWLPKMRNMDVIGAFGLTEPHVGSAVSGGLTTTCRREGDEWVLNGQKKWIGNATFADLVVIWAREEESGDVKGFIVRAKENPGYAVEKIQGKIALRAVENGLITLTDCRVPESDRLQKCDSFRDVAEVLRLTRAGVAWQAVGCAMGAYERSVKYARERRQFGRSIDHFQLIQDKLVDMLGNVTAMQTMCLRLSRLQDQGRMTDAQASLAKVYTAARCRETVALARDLHGGNGILLEYHVARYFSDTEAIYSYEGTNEINSLIVGRAVTGVGAFV encoded by the coding sequence ATGGCTACCGACTCCGACACCCCTCCGATGGACTTCGCCCAGATGGGCGAACTGATGAAGCTCGTCCAGAACGTCGACATGGCGAAGGTTGCCAAACTCGCTGAGAAAGTGGACCTCGGCGAACTCATCGGCATGGTGTCGCAGATGGACGAGGCGATGCTCGCGCAGATGAAGAAGATGATGGGCGGCCAGAACGGGAAGCAGCGGGAGCGCCCCGAGATCAACGGCGACTTCTACGACATCGAGGGCCTCCTCGAACCCGACGAGTGCCGTGTGATGAAGGGCGTCCGCGCTTTCATGGAGGACGAGGTCCAGCCCGTCATCAACGAGTACTGGAGCCGTGACGAAACGCCGATCGACCTCCTCCGCGACGGCCTGCGAAAGCTCGACCTGCCGACGCTGATCTACGGCGAGGACCTCAACACGCGGGAGTCCAACGGCTCGATGCTTGAAGGCATCGTGACGATGGAGATGGCCCGCGTCGACGTCTCGACGGCGACGTTCTTCGGCGTCCACGCCGGCCTCGCCATGCAGTCGCTACTGGTCTGCGGCGGGGAGGAGCAGAAGGCGGAGTGGCTCCCGAAGATGCGCAACATGGACGTGATCGGCGCCTTCGGGCTGACCGAGCCCCACGTCGGCTCCGCCGTCTCTGGCGGGCTCACGACGACGTGCCGCCGCGAGGGCGACGAATGGGTGCTCAACGGCCAGAAGAAGTGGATCGGGAATGCCACCTTCGCCGACCTCGTCGTGATCTGGGCGCGCGAGGAAGAGAGCGGCGACGTGAAGGGCTTCATCGTCCGCGCGAAGGAGAACCCCGGCTACGCGGTCGAGAAGATCCAGGGCAAGATCGCCCTCCGCGCCGTCGAGAACGGCCTCATCACGCTCACCGACTGCCGCGTGCCGGAGAGCGACCGGCTGCAGAAGTGCGACTCGTTCCGCGACGTGGCCGAAGTCCTGCGGCTGACGCGGGCGGGCGTGGCGTGGCAGGCCGTCGGTTGTGCGATGGGGGCCTACGAGCGCTCCGTGAAGTACGCCCGTGAGCGGCGGCAATTCGGCCGCTCCATCGACCACTTCCAACTCATCCAGGACAAGCTCGTCGACATGCTCGGGAACGTGACGGCGATGCAGACGATGTGCCTCCGCCTCTCGCGCTTGCAGGATCAGGGCCGGATGACGGACGCGCAGGCCTCGCTCGCGAAGGTGTACACGGCCGCGCGCTGCCGCGAGACGGTCGCCCTCGCCCGCGATCTCCACGGCGGCAACGGCATCCTGCTCGAATACCACGTCGCCCGCTACTTCTCCGACACCGAAGCCATCTACTCCTACGAGGGCACGAACGAGATCAACTCCCTCATTGTCGGCCGCGCCGTGACTGGCGTCGGCGCCTTCGTTTGA